CGTCAACGCCATGAACGGCAACTTCTATGTTGCGGCGGCCGCAGTGTTCGTCGCGATGGTGCTTGATGGTATCGATGGGCGTGTTGCGCGCCTGACCAACACCCAAAGTGCCTTCGGTGCCGAGTATGACTCGCTGTCCGATATGGTGGCGTTTGGTGTCGCTCCGGCATTGCTGGCGTTCGAGTGGGCGCTTGGAAGTTTGGGTAAGGTTGGCTGGATGGTCGCTTTCATCTATGTAGCGGGAGCGGCATTGAGGCTGGCTCGTTTCAATACTCAGATCGGCAGTACTGACAAGCGCTACTTTATTGGTTTGGCCAGTCCGGCTGCTGCGGGAGTTGTTGCGGGTACTGTCTGGGCGTTCAGTGATTTCGGTATCAAGGGCTCCAATATGGCTTTCGTTGTAGCTGTCTTGGTGGCTGCTGCCGGGATGCTCATGGTCAGCAATATTAAGTACAACAGCTTTAAGGATCTGGATCTGAAAGGGCGCGTGCCTTTTGTGGCTATCCTTGTTGTAGTGCTGCTGTTTGCCGTAGTGTTCAGTGATCCGCCACGAATTCTGTTGATCATCTTCTTGGTGTACGCGGTTTCGGGGCCGGTACAATATCTTCTGCGTTTGCGTCGGCACAAAGCGGCCTGATTGTTATTGAGCAGAACTAAAAAGGCCGCTGGAGCGTAAGCTCCAGCGGCCTTTTGCTTTTGAGGTTGAGGGAATTTACGGGTGGTCTCAATTAGTGGTTGACCTTACTGTTTGGCTCTCTATAATGCGCCCCTTCTTCGGCGCTAGCCCTTGATTAAATTTCTTATAAATCAATAAGTTATTAAAATTAAGAGGTTGCAATTCAGCAAAAGCTGAGTAGAATGTGCCGGGCTGGCAGGGTGGTGGTTTGATCCTGTTGGTGGTTTCGGTCAGGTAGATCGAAAGCGGTGAGAAAGGCAGGTTGACAGGGTTTTTAAACGCTGTAGAATTCGCCTCCCGCTGACGAGATGCTGAATGGCGATCGAAAGCGCAAGTGGTTGAAGTTGAAAAGAAATTTTCACAAATCGCTTGACAGAGAAAGAGGCTGCTGTAGAATGCGCGCCTCGGTTGAGACGAAAGACTTAACCAACCGTTCTTTAACAACTGAATCAAGCAATTCGTGTGGGTGCTTGTGAGTTAAGACTGATAGTCAAAAGATTATCAGCATCACAAGTAACACTCGTGAATTCGAGAGTTTTTGCGATTGCTGAGCCAGGTTTAGGGTTTTCTCAAAACCCAAGCAGTATTGAACTGAAGAGTTTGATCATGGCTCAGATTGAACGCTGGCGGCAGGCCTAACACATGCAAGTCGAGCGGATGAA
The Pseudomonas mendocina DNA segment above includes these coding regions:
- the pssA gene encoding CDP-diacylglycerol--serine O-phosphatidyltransferase, whose translation is MNERPDESQSGADADSLLPVDEHIEEGHDAEGRKVRHRGIYLLPNLFTTANLFAGFYAIVNAMNGNFYVAAAAVFVAMVLDGIDGRVARLTNTQSAFGAEYDSLSDMVAFGVAPALLAFEWALGSLGKVGWMVAFIYVAGAALRLARFNTQIGSTDKRYFIGLASPAAAGVVAGTVWAFSDFGIKGSNMAFVVAVLVAAAGMLMVSNIKYNSFKDLDLKGRVPFVAILVVVLLFAVVFSDPPRILLIIFLVYAVSGPVQYLLRLRRHKAA